Proteins encoded within one genomic window of Flavobacterium gilvum:
- a CDS encoding DUF47 domain-containing protein — protein MSLNSIFQFLVPKDKKFFPLFEEASSNLIELASHLHEAVNLPLKEREVLFIKIDELEQRGEDITRQTNLELSKNFITPFDREDIHSLITSIDYVADYLHGAATRMRLYKVDKITKSIRKMTEINLEACQNIAVAVKELKNLNNMKTITNACAKINKLENKSDMVYNKAVFEIFENETDAKNIIKYKEVLSVLESATDKCKSVASVLESITVKHS, from the coding sequence ATGTCATTAAATAGTATTTTCCAGTTTTTGGTACCAAAAGACAAAAAGTTCTTTCCTCTTTTTGAAGAAGCATCAAGTAATTTAATCGAATTGGCTTCACATTTGCACGAAGCTGTTAATCTTCCTTTGAAAGAGAGAGAGGTTCTTTTTATTAAAATCGACGAATTGGAACAAAGAGGTGAGGATATTACACGTCAAACCAATTTAGAATTAAGTAAAAACTTTATTACTCCTTTTGACAGGGAAGATATTCACTCGCTTATTACATCAATTGATTATGTTGCCGATTATCTTCACGGTGCTGCAACACGTATGAGATTGTACAAAGTAGATAAGATTACAAAATCAATTCGTAAAATGACAGAAATCAACCTTGAGGCTTGTCAAAATATAGCTGTTGCTGTAAAAGAATTGAAAAATTTGAACAATATGAAGACAATTACCAATGCTTGTGCCAAAATCAACAAGCTTGAAAATAAGTCGGATATGGTATATAATAAAGCTGTTTTTGAAATTTTCGAGAACGAAACTGATGCCAAAAATATCATTAAATATAAAGAAGTGTTGTCAGTTTTGGAATCTGCAACTGATAAATGTAAGAGTGTTGCCAGCGTTTTAGAGTCTATCACCGTAAAACATTCTTAA
- the thrC gene encoding threonine synthase: MKYYSLNHNAPNVSFQEAVIQGLATDKGLYFPETITPLSQDFFNNIENLSNEEIAFEAIQQFVGDEIPTETLKQIIAETLCFEFPTEKVEKDIYALELYHGPTMAFKDVGARFMSRCLGYFNKDKKDNKNTVLVATSGDTGGAVASGFLGVQGVDVVILYPSGKVSDIQERQLTTLGQNIRALEVNGVFDDCQDMVKKAFLDESLKHKNLTSANSINIARWLPQMFYFFFAYKQLKSQNRPLVFSCPSGNFGNICAGIMAKKLGLPIEHFVAATNINDTVPRFLEKGNYEPKPSKATISNAMDVGNPSNFIRIQELYNNDLNEFSKDFSSFSYNDEETLEAMKNIYKTAGYIAEPHGAVGYLGLKKELKKHTNAIGVFLETAHPIKFLDVVEPALNIQLPIPTQIESVLNKEKVSVKISTYDELKDFLN, encoded by the coding sequence ATGAAATATTACAGTTTAAACCATAATGCACCAAACGTTTCTTTTCAGGAAGCCGTAATACAAGGATTGGCAACCGATAAAGGATTGTATTTTCCTGAAACAATAACGCCTTTATCTCAGGATTTCTTTAATAACATTGAAAATTTAAGCAACGAAGAAATTGCTTTTGAAGCTATTCAGCAGTTTGTGGGAGACGAAATTCCTACCGAAACTTTAAAACAAATCATTGCAGAAACTTTGTGTTTTGAATTTCCAACTGAAAAAGTAGAAAAAGACATTTATGCATTAGAATTGTATCACGGTCCCACAATGGCCTTCAAAGATGTAGGAGCCCGCTTTATGTCTCGTTGTTTAGGGTATTTCAACAAAGACAAAAAAGACAATAAAAATACTGTACTTGTTGCAACTTCCGGTGATACTGGAGGTGCAGTTGCTAGTGGTTTCTTAGGTGTTCAAGGTGTTGATGTCGTAATCCTTTACCCTTCCGGAAAAGTGAGCGACATTCAGGAAAGACAATTGACTACTTTGGGACAAAACATTAGAGCGCTTGAAGTAAATGGCGTTTTTGACGATTGCCAGGATATGGTTAAAAAAGCCTTTTTGGACGAAAGCCTGAAACACAAAAACCTCACTTCGGCGAACTCAATAAATATAGCCCGTTGGTTGCCTCAAATGTTTTACTTTTTCTTTGCTTACAAACAATTAAAATCACAAAACAGACCTTTGGTTTTCTCTTGCCCAAGCGGGAATTTCGGGAATATCTGTGCCGGAATTATGGCCAAAAAACTTGGTTTGCCAATTGAGCATTTCGTGGCCGCCACCAACATTAATGATACAGTTCCAAGATTTCTGGAAAAAGGAAATTACGAACCTAAACCTTCCAAAGCGACTATTTCAAACGCAATGGACGTAGGAAATCCAAGTAATTTTATCCGAATTCAGGAATTATACAACAACGATTTGAATGAATTCAGCAAAGATTTTTCATCGTTTTCATATAACGACGAAGAAACTCTAGAAGCCATGAAAAACATTTACAAAACCGCTGGTTACATTGCAGAACCGCACGGTGCTGTGGGTTATTTAGGTTTGAAAAAAGAATTGAAAAAACACACCAATGCCATTGGAGTTTTCCTAGAAACCGCGCATCCTATTAAATTTTTGGATGTTGTAGAACCTGCATTAAACATTCAGCTTCCTATTCCAACCCAAATTGAAAGTGTTTTGAATAAAGAAAAAGTAAGCGTAAAAATTTCAACTTATGATGAGTTGAAAGATTTTTTGAATTAA
- the thrA gene encoding bifunctional aspartate kinase/homoserine dehydrogenase I has translation MKVLKFGGSSVANAENIKLVLDIVINKAQDEKLVVVVSALSKVTDLLQLAASKATSNDESFKDIVTEIEKKHLEALKQLIPVSEQSGLLSHIKRIINHLETLLDGCFLLGELSARTLDTILSFGELLSSYIIAEALKQKLKNSSYKDSRELIKTNNHFGKAAVNFDHSNQLISDFFASNENQVVVMPGFIATSEDGIITTLGRGGSDYTAAIIAGALDATDLEIWTDVNGMFTANPKIVKQAQPIATISYQEAMELSHFGAKVLYPPTIQPVLRKNIPIFIKNTFEPQAEGTKISNDVSSQINPVKGISHIDNITLITLEGSGMIGVAGSSKRLFEVLSHEGINVIFITQASSEHSICIGILNSDADTAELAINRAFQIEIAQNKIDPCIVEQKLCIIALVGENMKNHQGLSGRMFSTLGKNNVNIRAIAQGASERNISVVINERDVKKALNSLHENFFEENIKQLNLFVMGVGNVGEKFIEQIHQQKKFLKENLKINLRVIAVSNSRKMYFDEEGMSLKEWQSLLEKGETANMEQFIAKVKELNLRNSIFVDITANAEVSKTYEYYLKQNVAVVTCNKIACSSAYDNYKNLKSLSRKFNAPFLFETNVGAGLPIIDTVKNLIASGDKVHKIQAVLSGSLNFIFNNFSENYSFHDVVKEAGVQGFTEPDPKIDLSGIDVARKILILIRESGYKMDIEDIENNSFLPAACMETSNNDAFFASLITHANHFESLLAEANQKESRLKFVAQFEDGKASVGLQFIPKDHPFYNLEGKDNIVLFYTDRYVDQPLLIKGAGAGAAVTASGIFADVIRIGNV, from the coding sequence ATGAAAGTATTAAAGTTTGGCGGAAGTTCGGTGGCCAATGCAGAAAACATAAAATTAGTTTTAGATATAGTCATTAATAAAGCACAAGACGAAAAGCTTGTTGTTGTTGTTTCCGCCTTAAGTAAAGTAACCGATTTATTGCAATTGGCAGCTTCAAAAGCAACTTCCAACGATGAAAGTTTCAAAGATATTGTCACTGAAATTGAGAAAAAACATTTAGAAGCCCTCAAACAACTTATCCCGGTAAGCGAACAAAGTGGCTTATTAAGTCATATAAAACGTATCATCAACCATTTGGAAACATTGCTTGATGGGTGTTTTCTTTTGGGAGAATTATCTGCAAGAACTTTGGATACCATCCTAAGTTTTGGAGAATTATTATCTTCCTACATTATCGCCGAGGCTTTGAAACAAAAGCTAAAAAACAGCAGCTACAAAGACAGCCGCGAATTGATTAAAACCAACAATCATTTTGGCAAAGCGGCCGTGAATTTTGACCATTCAAATCAATTGATTTCTGATTTTTTTGCATCAAATGAAAATCAGGTCGTTGTAATGCCTGGCTTTATTGCTACTTCAGAAGATGGAATCATAACGACTTTAGGCCGTGGTGGATCCGATTACACTGCTGCAATCATAGCAGGAGCTCTAGATGCAACCGATTTGGAAATTTGGACTGATGTAAACGGAATGTTCACTGCTAATCCAAAAATTGTAAAACAAGCGCAGCCAATCGCCACAATCTCCTATCAGGAAGCAATGGAATTGTCTCATTTTGGTGCCAAAGTATTGTATCCGCCAACAATTCAGCCTGTTTTAAGAAAAAATATTCCAATTTTTATCAAAAATACTTTCGAGCCGCAAGCCGAAGGAACAAAGATTTCTAATGATGTTTCGTCGCAAATAAATCCTGTAAAAGGAATTAGCCATATTGACAACATCACATTGATTACTTTGGAAGGCTCAGGAATGATAGGTGTTGCCGGATCATCTAAACGATTATTCGAAGTTTTATCACATGAAGGTATCAACGTAATTTTTATTACTCAAGCTTCTTCAGAACACTCAATCTGTATTGGTATTTTGAACTCGGATGCCGACACTGCCGAACTTGCCATCAATAGAGCTTTTCAAATAGAAATTGCACAAAATAAAATAGATCCTTGCATTGTTGAACAAAAACTTTGCATCATTGCTTTGGTTGGTGAAAACATGAAAAACCACCAAGGTTTGAGCGGAAGAATGTTCAGCACTTTGGGAAAAAACAATGTCAACATCAGAGCTATTGCACAAGGAGCTTCTGAAAGAAATATTTCTGTTGTTATCAATGAAAGAGATGTCAAAAAAGCGTTAAACTCTTTGCACGAAAACTTCTTTGAAGAAAACATCAAACAATTAAATCTGTTTGTAATGGGTGTTGGAAATGTGGGTGAGAAATTCATTGAACAAATTCACCAACAAAAGAAATTTTTAAAAGAAAATTTAAAGATAAATCTAAGAGTTATCGCGGTTTCCAATTCCCGAAAAATGTATTTTGACGAAGAAGGAATGTCGCTAAAAGAATGGCAATCGCTTTTGGAAAAAGGAGAAACTGCCAATATGGAACAGTTTATTGCCAAGGTAAAAGAACTCAATTTACGTAACAGTATTTTTGTAGACATCACTGCCAATGCTGAAGTTTCTAAAACATACGAGTACTATTTAAAACAAAACGTAGCAGTTGTAACCTGTAACAAAATTGCTTGTTCATCTGCTTATGATAATTATAAAAACCTAAAAAGTTTATCACGCAAATTCAATGCGCCTTTCTTGTTTGAAACCAATGTTGGAGCTGGATTACCTATCATTGATACTGTAAAAAACTTAATCGCTTCAGGCGACAAAGTACACAAAATACAAGCTGTTTTGTCAGGAAGTTTGAACTTTATTTTTAATAATTTCAGTGAAAATTACAGTTTCCATGATGTCGTAAAAGAAGCAGGGGTTCAAGGATTTACTGAACCAGATCCAAAAATTGATTTGAGCGGAATTGACGTTGCAAGAAAAATTCTGATTTTGATTCGCGAAAGCGGTTATAAAATGGATATTGAAGATATTGAAAATAATTCTTTCCTTCCGGCAGCCTGTATGGAAACTAGCAATAATGATGCCTTTTTTGCTTCTTTAATAACTCATGCAAACCATTTCGAATCACTTTTGGCTGAAGCCAATCAAAAAGAAAGTCGTTTGAAATTTGTGGCACAATTTGAAGATGGAAAAGCGAGCGTAGGTTTGCAATTCATCCCAAAAGATCATCCATTTTACAATTTGGAAGGAAAAGACAATATCGTTTTATTCTACACTGATCGTTACGTAGATCAACCATTATTGATAAAAGGTGCTGGTGCCGGTGCGGCTGTTACAGCCTCTGGAATTTTTGCCGATGTGATTAGAATAGGAAATGTGTAA
- a CDS encoding DUF421 domain-containing protein, translating into MNPYLDIIIRSTAVYFFMIIALRIFGKKELSQLNTADVILILLISNSVQNAMVGNDTTLLGGLAAATILFAINFVLKKSMFRYKKLSELLLEKPEILIHNGTLDFKKLSKLDITSDELKEAMREHGVEHFKDVKLAMLEIDGNISIITGESNLKQTHYKRRKNHKNLIQGN; encoded by the coding sequence ATGAATCCCTATCTTGATATAATCATCCGCAGTACAGCCGTTTATTTCTTTATGATTATTGCTTTACGCATTTTTGGCAAAAAAGAATTATCTCAGCTCAACACCGCCGATGTCATTTTGATTTTACTGATAAGCAACTCGGTACAAAATGCAATGGTTGGTAATGATACGACACTTTTGGGAGGTTTGGCAGCGGCTACAATACTTTTTGCTATTAATTTTGTTTTAAAGAAATCAATGTTTCGTTACAAAAAATTAAGCGAATTACTACTCGAAAAACCCGAAATTCTTATTCACAATGGAACTTTGGATTTCAAAAAACTCTCCAAATTAGATATTACCTCAGATGAACTGAAAGAAGCGATGCGAGAACATGGTGTTGAACATTTTAAAGATGTAAAACTTGCCATGCTTGAAATTGATGGTAACATAAGTATCATCACGGGCGAAAGCAATTTAAAACAAACTCATTACAAACGAAGAAAGAACCATAAGAATTTAATTCAGGGAAACTAG
- the hutH gene encoding histidine ammonia-lyase, protein MENVHYISTDLLTFQVLEEIISHQKSIVLSENVKTNVIKCRKYLDSKMASHSEPIYGINTGFGSLCNVKISNENLSKLQENLVKSHACGTGEEVPNEIVKLMLLLKIQSLSYGHSGVQLKTVERLVDFYNNDILPVIYTQGSLGASGDLAPLAHLALPLLGEGEVWFEGKKENSAEVLKHFGWEPIVLQSKEGLALLNGTQFMSAYGAHIVMKANKFSYLADLIGTISLEAFDGRIEPFNELIHYIRPHHGQIATAKRVKEFLDGSEIIEQSKTHVQDPYSFRCIPQVHGASKDAIDYVKKVFKTEINSVTDNPNIFFESDQIISGGNFHGQPLALALDFMAIALAELGSISERRTYQLISGLRNLPAFLVDNPGLNSGFMIPQYTAASIASQNKQLATPSSVDSIVSSNGQEDHVSMGANGATKCLRVLDNLERILAIELMNASQAIEYRRPLQSSDFIEMFIKSYREEVPLVKEDRILHYDIEKTVIFLNTFQIDEDC, encoded by the coding sequence ATGGAGAATGTACATTATATAAGTACTGACTTGCTCACTTTTCAAGTTTTGGAGGAGATTATTTCGCACCAGAAATCAATAGTGCTTTCGGAGAATGTAAAGACTAATGTTATTAAGTGCAGAAAATATTTGGATTCAAAAATGGCTTCTCATTCAGAACCTATTTATGGAATCAATACAGGTTTTGGGTCGTTATGTAATGTTAAGATTTCTAACGAAAATTTGTCAAAACTTCAAGAAAACCTTGTGAAATCCCATGCTTGTGGAACAGGGGAGGAAGTGCCAAATGAAATTGTGAAATTAATGCTGTTGCTTAAAATTCAATCGTTGAGCTATGGTCATTCCGGAGTGCAATTGAAAACAGTAGAGCGTTTAGTTGATTTTTATAATAATGATATATTACCGGTAATCTATACTCAAGGATCGCTTGGCGCATCTGGAGATTTGGCTCCATTGGCACATTTGGCATTGCCATTATTAGGCGAAGGAGAAGTTTGGTTTGAAGGAAAAAAAGAAAATTCGGCCGAAGTTTTAAAGCATTTTGGTTGGGAACCAATTGTGTTGCAGTCCAAGGAAGGTTTGGCATTATTAAACGGAACCCAATTTATGAGTGCTTATGGTGCTCATATTGTAATGAAGGCAAACAAGTTTTCTTATTTGGCTGATTTAATTGGTACTATATCTTTGGAAGCTTTTGATGGAAGAATTGAACCTTTTAATGAGTTGATACATTATATACGTCCGCATCATGGTCAAATTGCGACAGCCAAAAGAGTAAAAGAATTTCTGGACGGCAGTGAAATTATAGAACAATCCAAAACACATGTACAAGATCCTTATTCTTTTCGTTGTATTCCGCAAGTGCATGGTGCTTCAAAAGATGCGATTGATTATGTGAAAAAAGTATTTAAAACAGAAATTAATTCGGTAACCGATAATCCAAATATATTTTTCGAAAGCGACCAAATTATTTCCGGTGGGAATTTCCACGGACAACCTTTGGCATTGGCATTGGATTTTATGGCGATCGCTTTGGCAGAGTTGGGAAGTATTTCGGAGCGTAGAACCTATCAATTGATTTCGGGATTGCGTAATCTTCCAGCTTTTTTGGTTGATAATCCCGGCTTGAATTCAGGATTCATGATTCCGCAATACACAGCTGCGAGTATTGCAAGTCAAAATAAACAATTGGCAACGCCTTCGAGTGTAGATAGTATTGTTTCGAGTAATGGTCAGGAAGATCATGTGAGTATGGGGGCCAATGGAGCTACCAAATGTTTGCGTGTACTGGATAATCTGGAACGTATTTTGGCGATCGAATTGATGAATGCTTCGCAGGCAATAGAATACCGTAGGCCTTTGCAATCAAGTGATTTTATCGAAATGTTTATAAAATCTTACAGAGAAGAAGTTCCTTTGGTGAAAGAAGACCGAATTCTTCATTATGATATAGAAAAAACAGTGATTTTCCTGAACACTTTTCAGATTGATGAAGATTGTTAA
- the rimK gene encoding 30S ribosomal protein S6--L-glutamate ligase, whose amino-acid sequence MFQNKLILGSEEWCSFPELGIPTIKARVDSGAKTSALHAINIAPFIKNDANWVKFDINPIQNNIKTVIHCEAPMVDKRIVKSSSGFREHRYVILTQISIGDTKWPIEMTLTNRDSMGFRMLLGREAMSGRILVDPAQKYLLGQPTQESLTELYKNSEKASSGLRIGLLASNPELYSNKRIMEAGEMRGHEMHFLNIKECYMKLDAKTPEIHYRGGKILNKFDAIIPRIRPSVTFYGCALTRQFEALKVYCLNSSTAITQSRDKLFSLQLLLNHGVDIPTTGFANSPLDTDSLIKMVGGPPLIVKLLEGTQGKGVVLAETKKAAESVINAFKSLNANILVQEFIKEANGKDIRCFVIDGKVVAAIQREAMPGEFRANIHLGGTASVIKVTAQEKKIAIKAAKAMDLKVAGVDIIRSAKGPLLLEVNSSPGLEGIEGATNKDIAGEMIKAIEKNFKIK is encoded by the coding sequence ATGTTTCAAAACAAACTCATACTGGGTAGCGAAGAATGGTGCTCATTTCCAGAATTAGGAATCCCTACAATTAAGGCCAGAGTCGATTCTGGTGCCAAAACATCTGCTTTGCATGCCATTAATATTGCGCCATTCATTAAGAATGATGCCAATTGGGTAAAGTTTGACATTAATCCTATACAGAATAACATCAAAACGGTTATCCATTGCGAAGCTCCAATGGTGGACAAAAGGATTGTGAAAAGCTCCAGTGGTTTTAGGGAACATCGTTATGTAATTCTTACTCAAATTTCAATTGGAGATACAAAATGGCCAATTGAAATGACCTTAACCAACCGCGACTCAATGGGTTTCAGAATGCTGTTAGGGCGCGAAGCCATGAGCGGAAGAATATTGGTTGACCCGGCACAAAAATACCTTTTGGGACAACCAACACAAGAAAGCCTAACCGAACTGTATAAGAATTCAGAAAAAGCCAGTTCCGGTTTAAGAATAGGTCTTTTGGCAAGTAATCCAGAATTGTACAGCAACAAAAGGATTATGGAAGCCGGCGAAATGCGCGGCCACGAAATGCACTTTTTGAATATCAAAGAATGCTACATGAAACTCGATGCCAAAACCCCCGAAATTCATTATCGTGGAGGAAAAATATTAAATAAATTTGACGCTATTATCCCAAGAATAAGACCAAGTGTTACTTTTTACGGCTGTGCTTTAACACGTCAATTTGAAGCTTTAAAAGTTTATTGCCTAAACTCATCAACGGCAATCACACAGTCCAGAGATAAATTATTTTCATTGCAATTATTACTCAATCACGGTGTTGACATCCCAACAACAGGATTTGCCAACTCCCCTTTGGATACCGATAGCTTAATAAAAATGGTTGGAGGCCCGCCTCTAATCGTTAAATTATTGGAAGGAACCCAAGGAAAAGGAGTTGTACTGGCTGAAACCAAAAAAGCTGCAGAAAGTGTAATCAACGCATTCAAAAGCCTAAATGCCAACATACTTGTTCAGGAATTCATCAAAGAAGCCAACGGAAAAGATATTCGTTGTTTTGTTATTGACGGCAAAGTGGTTGCTGCTATTCAAAGAGAAGCTATGCCTGGGGAATTTAGAGCCAATATCCATCTGGGCGGAACAGCTTCGGTGATTAAAGTTACTGCCCAAGAAAAAAAGATTGCCATTAAGGCCGCAAAGGCAATGGATTTAAAAGTTGCCGGTGTAGATATTATTCGCTCCGCAAAAGGCCCTTTATTACTCGAAGTAAACTCTTCTCCGGGTCTGGAAGGTATCGAAGGTGCTACCAATAAAGACATTGCAGGAGAAATGATTAAGGCAATTGAGAAAAATTTTAAAATAAAATAA
- a CDS encoding inorganic phosphate transporter, with the protein MTLLIIIIVLALIFDYINGFHDAANAIATVVATKVLSPFQAVLWAAFFNFLAYWVFGFGVADTVAKTAHTMDINLVVILAGVIAAIAWNLVTWWLGIPSSSSHTLIGGFAGAALAHAIAVHGFSGYLDADGNTQYWYDIVSWYKAGKDGGMPSGVLIIIAFIVLAPFLGALMSYLISIWLLYSSRKSIYPKIFTLSLMVLTIWFVYSQMVGYVDIDKPRFASHFWSVAFEAHNIKWFLVAFIILTISSFGLIFSSLNLHQSNAWLKKMQLLSSAAFSLGHGGNDSQKVMGIIAAAVAVYIHTSGASQLSLPDWLQVILPDDDKGIKGAMPAWIPLACYSAIAAGTLSGGWKIVKTMGSKITKVSSFEGVAAETAGALTLYFTEHFKVPVSTTHTITGSIIGVGLTKRISAVRWGVTVSLVWAWVLTIPITAVLASLVYYFLSVFISS; encoded by the coding sequence ATGACTTTACTCATAATTATTATAGTTTTAGCATTAATTTTTGATTACATCAATGGTTTTCACGATGCGGCCAATGCTATTGCTACTGTTGTCGCAACCAAGGTTTTATCACCATTTCAGGCGGTACTTTGGGCAGCTTTTTTTAACTTTTTGGCCTATTGGGTTTTTGGTTTTGGAGTGGCCGATACGGTTGCCAAAACAGCTCATACCATGGATATTAACCTTGTCGTTATTTTGGCAGGTGTTATTGCTGCAATTGCTTGGAATTTAGTAACATGGTGGCTTGGAATTCCTTCAAGTTCTTCGCATACATTAATTGGGGGATTTGCTGGGGCGGCTTTAGCTCATGCGATAGCTGTTCATGGTTTTTCCGGTTACCTTGATGCCGATGGTAACACGCAGTATTGGTATGATATTGTGAGTTGGTACAAAGCAGGAAAAGATGGCGGAATGCCCTCGGGTGTCCTTATTATTATTGCATTTATCGTTTTGGCCCCTTTTTTGGGAGCCTTAATGTCTTATTTGATTTCGATTTGGTTGTTGTATTCCTCTCGAAAAAGCATTTACCCAAAGATTTTTACTTTATCATTAATGGTTTTGACTATTTGGTTTGTTTATAGCCAAATGGTAGGTTATGTAGATATTGATAAACCAAGATTTGCTTCTCATTTTTGGAGTGTTGCTTTTGAAGCGCATAATATCAAATGGTTTTTGGTTGCCTTTATTATTTTGACAATCAGTAGTTTTGGGTTGATATTTAGTAGTCTTAATTTACATCAATCTAATGCGTGGCTGAAAAAAATGCAATTGCTATCTTCTGCAGCATTTAGTTTGGGGCACGGTGGAAACGATTCGCAAAAAGTAATGGGTATTATTGCAGCTGCTGTTGCGGTTTATATCCACACCAGTGGAGCTTCACAATTAAGTTTACCAGATTGGTTACAAGTAATTCTTCCAGATGATGATAAAGGAATCAAGGGAGCGATGCCAGCTTGGATTCCATTAGCGTGTTATTCTGCAATTGCGGCAGGAACTTTGAGTGGAGGTTGGAAAATTGTAAAAACTATGGGATCCAAAATCACCAAAGTAAGCTCTTTTGAAGGTGTTGCCGCCGAAACAGCCGGAGCATTGACATTATATTTCACAGAACATTTTAAAGTTCCAGTAAGTACTACACACACAATTACAGGCTCTATTATTGGTGTAGGTTTGACTAAAAGAATTTCTGCAGTACGTTGGGGAGTGACAGTAAGTTTGGTTTGGGCTTGGGTCTTGACAATTCCTATTACAGCAGTGTTGGCCTCATTAGTATATTATTTTTTAAGTGTGTTTATATCATCATAA
- a CDS encoding homoserine kinase: MNEIKIFCPATIANLSCGFDVLGLCLATQGDEMIIRKSDVKGVRITKIVGADLPMETENNVSGVAALAMLEEVETEFGFEIEIYKHIKAGSGIGSSAASSAGAVFGINELLGRPFTRKELVKFAMQGEKLASGNAHADNVAPALLGGFTLVRSSNPLDIIKIDSPSELYATVVHPQIELKTSDARSVLKQTVSLKSAITQWGNVGGLVAGLYTQDYELIGRSLHDEIIEPIRSMLIPGFDLIKQTAYENGALGSGISGSGPSIFALSKGKENADKIAKAMSAVYEEMNLPYEIHVSKVNDEGITII; the protein is encoded by the coding sequence ATGAATGAAATAAAAATATTCTGCCCCGCCACAATCGCGAATCTTTCGTGCGGTTTTGACGTCTTAGGCCTTTGCTTGGCTACTCAAGGTGATGAAATGATTATCCGAAAATCAGATGTAAAAGGTGTTCGCATCACAAAAATTGTTGGAGCCGATTTGCCTATGGAAACCGAAAACAATGTTTCCGGTGTTGCTGCTTTGGCAATGTTGGAAGAAGTGGAAACCGAATTTGGTTTTGAAATCGAAATCTACAAACACATCAAAGCGGGAAGCGGAATCGGAAGTAGTGCTGCCAGTTCGGCGGGAGCTGTTTTTGGCATCAACGAATTATTGGGAAGGCCTTTTACAAGAAAAGAATTGGTGAAATTTGCTATGCAAGGTGAAAAATTAGCCAGCGGAAATGCTCATGCCGACAATGTTGCCCCTGCCCTTTTGGGAGGTTTTACATTGGTCCGAAGTTCAAATCCTTTGGATATTATCAAAATTGACAGCCCATCCGAATTATACGCAACGGTGGTTCATCCTCAAATTGAGTTAAAAACATCAGACGCGCGTTCGGTATTGAAACAAACAGTTTCCTTGAAAAGTGCCATCACACAATGGGGAAATGTAGGCGGATTGGTAGCCGGTCTTTACACTCAGGATTACGAATTAATAGGTCGTTCATTGCACGACGAAATCATCGAACCTATCCGTTCTATGCTGATTCCGGGATTTGATTTAATCAAGCAAACGGCTTATGAAAATGGAGCTTTAGGATCGGGAATTTCGGGTTCAGGGCCTTCTATTTTTGCTTTAAGCAAAGGAAAAGAAAACGCCGACAAAATCGCCAAAGCCATGAGTGCCGTTTACGAAGAAATGAATTTGCCTTACGAAATTCACGTTTCCAAAGTGAATGATGAAGGGATAACAATAATTTAA